The Nitrospirota bacterium genome contains the following window.
TGTCCTGCCACCCTCTCTTATGGCAAATCTCAATTCCTTCTCCATTGCTATCGGCGTTATCAGCTCTACTACCAGGTTTGTGTTATCTCCTGGCATTACCATCTCCACTCCCTCA
Protein-coding sequences here:
- the tuf gene encoding elongation factor Tu (EF-Tu; promotes GTP-dependent binding of aminoacyl-tRNA to the A-site of ribosomes during protein biosynthesis; when the tRNA anticodon matches the mRNA codon, GTP hydrolysis results; the inactive EF-Tu-GDP leaves the ribosome and release of GDP is promoted by elongation factor Ts; many prokaryotes have two copies of the gene encoding EF-Tu), with the protein product EGVEMVMPGDNTNLVVELITPIAMEKELRFAIREGGRTVGAGVVTEVIE